A region of the Arenibacter antarcticus genome:
CCCATCTTCTGAAGCATAAGCATCTACCCAATTATGTTTTTCATATCTTCTTCGCATTGCGGAGATCAACTTGCCATTATCAAGTCTGATAGTTTGGGACATCACTGCTCGGGATTGATCTGGATGGGGATTTTTGGCATCATCCTCCTCCAGTTTAATTTTCAAGGAAAGATCAACCTTCTTTTCGTCATAAGGAGGCACAACCCATCCCACGAACTTAAATGATTTTCCTCCGTCAACTGTACGCATACAGAAAAGTCGGTCTGTTCCGAAATTGCCTTCCTCGCGTACAGACATAAATACAAGGCACTCATCCTTTCCTTCCACCACATAATCTGTCCTTGGAGTCAATTCAAGATCCCCAGGAAAAGCTGAGTTCTTCAATTCGGTCCATTCCCGGATATTATCAATCCCAAGTCGGTAGGGTCCATTCCATGATTCACCTGCATCATAAGTAAAGAAGAAGTGGCCTCTCTCATCATAGGCACCATGGTAGGAAGTTCCTACAACACGCATAGCAAACTGTGGATGGGAAAAATCTATAGGGTTTACCAATGTTTGCAGTTCCGGTTTTTTATCAAAGTCTCCGACATAATCTTTTGGATCATACCCTTTCCAGGTTTTTCCCATATCAGAACTCCTAGCGAGCCAGCTTTCCTGATTTCCTCCAATGTTGTGATTTCCAACGATAAGTTTATAATCTCCACGAGTAAATCCAACGAGCATGTTTTCTCCGTCTGCGGACCATGCTCCATTATTTGCTGGCCAACCAAGGAATTTACCTTCTTCGTGGTAAACAACAATATGTTCCGCATTGTCAACCCTTTGATAGTTTAATTCATTAGTACTACTTGCTTGGGCCTTTGCATTTTGAAATTGGAGGACAAACAGGATCATAAAACATTTCACCACTGCTATTTTAGGCAGTTGATTTAGATTGGTCATCATTTGTTTGTTCACAGGTATAACTCTTAGTGGGTTTCTCATCATTCTTTGTTTTTTCTCTATGCAGTTAATAATTAAGGATTTTAAATGCCCTATCGGATACAAGTGTTTTCATTATAAAAGCCAAATGCTAAAGATTTTACGGACATTATAAATATACATTTACTTTGGATAAAATACCAAAACCCAATTATATTGTGTGTCGCTTTGTGCGATTTGTCAATTTGTATGGGTAGGGAAATTTATTTCTGGCTATCATAAATTTCGTGAAACAGAAACCTGATTATAACACCTATTATGTTATGAGCAGTCCAATACCAGAGACAATTACGTTGGAAGGTAAAAAAAAATAGACATTGACAAGCATCCTATCAACCCACAAAAAGGGATAAACCTGCTATAAATCTGTTCTTTTTAAGGTTGTATAAGGGCGGCAATATTTGTAATACAGTACTAAAGTAAAATGAAGCAACCCTAACAAAAAATTAAAAGCGGCCTAGAACGGTGAGGAAAAGGTTATTGTGCTGTAATAACTATTCCCAAATGTGACAAATGAAAGAGTAGTTAAAATTTTCTATTCTAAATTAAAGATTGACTTAATAATATGGTGCCGACACAGATTAATCCTATATAAATATATTTTAAAAAAGCTCCGTCATTTAATTGATGATTAAGATATCTGCCAAGGAAAATGGCAGGGAGTATAACAGGTATTGTAATTAAAAAATAATATGTTACGGTCGGATTCCACAGGCCTTTGTACCAATAGCCAATCATTCCAAGAATACTTGCTGGTAGAAAATATGCTTGTAAAGTGGCTCTAAATGTTTTAGCCGTCCAGTTGCGAAGGTTCCCGTAAATAACAAGCGGCGGTCCATTTAAACCATATGCACCACCAAATATTCCTGATAAAAAGCCGCATAAAAAAAGCCACGTTTTATCATCAGTTTCTAATTTTAAATTATTTTTTTAAAATAAGGAATAGACGGCATATAAAATGATTAATAATCCTAATATTATTTTCGCTATATCATTATTTCCATAAACAAGCAGTAATAATCCAATCGGAATTCCTAAAATCGCAAAAATAATCAACCATTTTGCACTTTTAAAATGTATTTGTTTTCGGTCTTGTACGACAACAATCGTTGCAACCAAAATAGATATTAATACAGAAAGTGGAACTGCGATTTCAATGGGTATTAAAAGAATAAGTAACGGAACTGCAATTAAAGATTCGCCAAATCCAAATGTAGATCGAACTAATGTAGCAATGAAAACAATTGTTAAAATGTAAAATGTTATTAAATCCATATTTCTTTTGAACGTTCAATTCTTCTATTGGGATAGCTATTGAAGTATTGACAACCAAACAAAATACTGAAAAGGGTTGCCATTAATTCAACACCCAAAATTAACATTATGGAGTAATTAATAACACATATTCCATGTAAAGAACTAGTCTAGGGGTTATCATAGGTTATAGAATTTTTAGAAGGCTTATTATATTTTAAATCTGTCAAATGATTTTCCATTATATTTATAGACTCATCATTAGTAAGAATACCAAGTACCAAGCTAGCGAACAATCCTTTAGAGAAATAAAACAACCACTTGAATAAATAACCTTGAAAATGAAGAAATTTTATAATTGGCAGCTTTTATGTTTTGTCATACTCGCGTCTCGCGTCTCTTGCCTCTTGCCATACAACTAATAACGGAGAGAATCTGTCTCTTGACAACGGTAAATTAAAATTGAGCTTTAGCAAGGAAAATGGTTCACTTGTTGTTTTCCAAGATTTAATAGAGAACTATGAATTTTTGGATGAAAAGAAGACATTGGAATTGCCATGGGAAATTAATTTTAATCATTCCCAAGATTCTTTATATGCACCACAGGATTTTGAATATTCAAAACCAGATCCATTGACCCTTGTTTTAAAATGGGGAAACTTTAAGGGAGAACTGAATAAAGAACTTACAGTGACGGCTGAAATTAACCTAGATAAAGAAAAGGCTTTATCCTATTGGAAAATATCACTTGATGGTACGCAGGGTAAAGAAATTAATAGTGTTGTGTTTCCTAAAATTAGTGGGTTTAAGGATTTAGGTCTGGAGAAATTAGCTATACCCAGCATAATGGGAGAGTTAATAACGGCCCCAAGGGGAATTCTATCGGCTAAAAAATCGAAAAAAAAGAGTATGGATTGGGTGTATCCAGATCATCTTTCATTACAGTGTTTGGCTTTGTATAATGCCGATAAAATTGGGTTATATCTTGCCTCAAATGACACCCTCACCTATAGGAAAGGCTATTCACTTCAACTTGATATAGCTAATAATTTAACCTACCAAATGTCCAATTACCCGTCTTTTGATGCAAATGCCAATTCATATTCTCCATCTTATGAAGCTGTAATAGGGTCGTTTAAGGGAGATTGGATTACCGCTGCAGAACAGTATAGGGAATGGGGTTCCCAACAGGAATGGACCTCTAAAAGTAGGTTTAAGAATGGTCTACATCCAGATTGGTTGGAAGAAACCGCATTATGGGTTTGGAATAGGGGTAGATCGGATAATGTATTGGTGCCAGCTGCAGCATTAAAAAAACGATTGGGACTGCCTGTTAATGTATTTTGGCACTGGTGGCATGGTGCCTCATATGATGAAGGTTTTCCAGAATATTTTCCACCGAGGGAAGGGGGAGCGTCCTTTATCAATGCGATGAAGTTGGCACAACAAAAGGGTGTTCATTCCATAGTGTACATGAATTCCTTTCAGTAGGGCGATTCTACTGAGAGCTGGGAAACCGAAAATGCTTCGGTGTATGCAGTTAAGGATATAAATGGGGATTTAAGGTCTCATGCATATAATATTTTCACAGGTAATTCCCTAACGAATATGTGTATGGGGACTCAATTCTGGAAAGACAAATACACCTCCTTATCCGAAAGCGCGGTTAATGTATATGGGACCAATGGGGTGTATATGGATCAAGCCTGCATGTCTAGAGTGTGTTATGATAAAGCACATGGGCATGCAATAGGTGGCGGTAATTATTGGTTTAAGAATTTCGGAATACTTACCGATCAAAACCGCTCTAAGATTTCTATTGCAAAGGAACCAATTTTAGCAGGTGAACATTGTAACGAAAGTTGGATGCCCTACCTCGATCTTTTCCTGACCCTTCAAGTAAGTAGAGAAAGATATTCTGGAGTTGGGCAATGGGAGGTTATTCCGTTCTTTCAGGCAGTTTATCATGAATATGCCATAACCTACGGTAATTATTCCTCGTTGGTAACGCCTCCATATGATGAGCTATGGCCTAAAGAATTTGCACCGGAAAATCAGGAACAACCTTTGGACCCCATATTTAACAAGCAATTCTTAATGGAACAGGCCAGGTCTTTTGTCTGGGGCATGCAGCCAACAATTTCTAACTTTTGGATACCCAAAGAAAAGAAGAAATTGATTATTTAATGAGTATTGCGAAAATCAGGTATCAGGGATTAAAATACTTGCTACACGGAAAATTTTTAAGAGCCCCATCTATGCAAATTCCAGAAGAAGAATTGGATATATCCAAACTTTCCATATACGCAGGCAGAAAGGGCCAAAATGTTACTGCGTATAAAAAGAAATATCCCTTGGCCTATTCTGGAGCTTGGAAAGCCGATGATGGTAACGTTGGAATTCCCTTGACCAGTATAAGTGAAAAACATATGTTGATTAACTTTAAAATAGACACAAACGATTACAACATTTCTTCAAATGGGGAGGTCTATTTAATAAATAATGAAGGTAGAAAATTGCTGACAACCTATAAGGACAATGAGATTATTGTAGAACATCAATTAAAACCAAGAGAAGTGTGCCTTATTGAAATTATTCCAACATCCTAAGGCCAATTTGATACTAGAAAAGTAAAGTTAAATAGAGGTGTCGGTTTGATTACGCTAGTTGAAGGTTATCTAGCCTCGGGTAAATCCATACTGTATAGAACAAAAACGAAGTGAAAAAAGCAATTTGGGATTGGAAGATATAATGAACGACCATGGCATATTATGGGAAGGTTACATTGGTTAAGCTAAAACCAACATTTTTTTCATAGAACAGTTAGTTGTAAGCACGGTTATTGTTAAAGATCTTTTGCAAAACATAGACTATCAGGAATATCCTTGAGAATACCATACTTTGGAATTGACCAGTAACCATTTCTTTGATAAAGTTTACTAGCTTCAGGTTGTTTAGAACCTGTAAAGAGAAGGCATTTTGTGCTTCCCAATTCTTTGGACCAAGCTTCTAATTCGGATAGTATTTTTTCTGCAATTCTTTGACCTCTAACTACGGGAGAAACATACATCCGTTTAATTTCCATGGTGCTGGAATCATATTCGGAGATAGTTCCACACCCAATTGCTTTCCCCTTTTTAAAAGCTAAAACAACATAATTTATACTGCTAACGGTATTAAACTTAGCTAGAGGATGAGTTTCTCCATCCCTTTGTGCAAGGTCTAAATTGAGTAATTCCACTAGTTTTTTAAAATCCCGATTTTGAGAGTTGGTTCTTATTACCGCTATCATATTGTTAAATGTACCCTACCGTTTTTGTGAAAAGGTAGTTGCGTTTTTGCTTAGGCTGATTTTACTGTGAAAAAACCTCACAAGCAAACCCGCAACTACCATTGTTTAAATACTAAACAGCAATTAATTTCAAACAGTGCTGCCACTGGATTGTCGGTTTAATTACCTCTTAATACTTCAATAAATTATCTCATATGGGTTATTCTGGCAAACCATAAGTATCTACAACAAAGTCGATATCTTTATCGCCCCTACCACTTAAATTGACCAATATAGATTTCTGAGGCTGCTCTTTAGCTAGCTTTAAAGCATAGGCTACTGCATGTGAGCTTTCGAGTGCAGGAATAATACCTTCTAACCTGCTTAGTTCGTAGAAAGCATCAATAGCCTCTTTATCGTTAATAACATCGTAATTAACTGAGTTCATATCCTTAAGCATACAGTGTTCGGGTCCAACAGCCGGATAATCGAGACCGCTGGCTACAGAATAAACGGGTGCCGGTTCTCCTTTTTCATCTTTTAACATATAGGATTTAAAACCATGCATTACACCTGGAGTCCCTAATGTCATGGAAGCAGCATGTTCGCCAAATTCCAAAGAGTGACCCCCAGGTTCAACACCATGTAGCTTGCATTCTTTATCACTAAGAAAAGCCGAAAATATTCCAATGGCATTACTTCCTCCGCCAACACAAGCAACAACATTATCGGGTAATTCACCGGTCATTTCCAAAAACTGTTCCCGTGCTTCAATTCCAACCACACGCTGAAAATCGCGAACCATCATAGGAAACGGATGAGGACCTACCACTGATCCAATGCAATAAATCGCATTTTCAGAGTCTTTGAGGTATGCTTCAAACGCGGAGTCAACAGCTTCTTTTAAGGTTTTTAGGCCGTGGGTTGCAGGAACAATCTTTGCTCCCAATATTTTCATGCGCACCACATTTGGGTGCTGTTTTTTAATATCAACTTCGCCCATATGAATTTCGCATTCCAAACCGAAATAAGCTGCGGCGGTGGCCAAAGCAACACCATGTTGGCCTGCGCCAGTTTCTGCGATAAGCTTCTTTTTGCCAAGGTGTTTGGCAAGCAAGGCTTCGCCCATACAGTGATTAAGTTTATGAGCACCTGTATGGTTTAAGTCTTCACGCTTTAAATAAATACGGCCTCCGTATTTTTCTGACAAACGAGAACAATAATAAACAGGAGTAGGGCGTCCTTGGTAATGTTTACGAATACTACGTAGTTCCTGTATAAAGTTGTGGGATTTACTTATGGTATGATAAGCATCCGCTATTTTTTTCATTTCAACTTCTAATGACGGTGGAACGAAAGCGCCACCATAGTCTTCAAAAAAACCCTCACTATTTGGGTATTTTTTAAAATAATTACTCATAAAACATGTTTTTTAAATTAATACTATAAATATGAAAATAATTAATCACTATTTCACTCACTAAGTGAGATTTAAAAGCCCAACGCTTGCCTGCCCATTCTGTTCAGGCGGGCGTAGAAATGATATCGGTAGTTACCGCCCGATGCCTCATGGGTTTGCCCTGAGGAAATTAATTGCTAAAAAGTTTTTTGGCAAAGCATTTAAAATCCCTCTTTATCGTGTGCTAACCTTTACTCTAAGTGATGCTATATTCATTCCGTTTTTAAAATTATAATCAGTTAACTTTTTTTGTACTCCAAACTTTTATCCATGTACATAAGGGTTTTGTAAATGGCTCATAGCGTGTAAAGGGACCTTTTCCTTTCAGTTTAGCACGAGTCGATATTTTTATTTTTCTTATTACCGACTTTTTCAATTCACCAAATTGTAAAACTTGACGGATTAGCAATTATGCGCTACTTTCTATTAAATAACGCTTTAGTGTCTTGCGTTTCCTTATTCCTCCTTGTATTGCTCAATTTTCAATAAATCATTATCGAAGAAAAATACACCCACAATATAAAGAAAATTTGGAAGGGGACACGAAACCATAAATATACTAATCCATTACCTTCGAAAGTGACACTTTGGTAATCTATTTGTTCCATGAATGCTTTTATGTTCGCTAGTAAAATGAGGATAAAGAATAGAATCAGCAACCATGCGGTCACCGTTCTGAATTTTGAGTTATGTAGACTGATTGCTCCAATAATTTCGATAACTCCAGTAGAATAGACAATTTCTTTTTTTAGAGGTGAAAAATCGGAAATCATCATAGACATTCCGTCCGTAAACATAAAATGGCTCATTGCGGTGAAAAGTAGCATTACGGACATACCGATTCTCGCTGAAAACGGGACTTTATAATCTCACTTTATTAGCTTTTGGGCTAATACAGTAATAACTGAAACTGTGATTAAAATGATTAATGGTACCATCTTTATTTTCGTGAAGTTGGGTAGTATACCCTTAAAACATCCCCAATATTTTTATTGATGGCTCGTGTTTATGGTAACGGTAATGGTCTTTGACCGTCTTAGGCCTTCCAAAGCTTGATTTGACCGGAGAAAATATATGTTGATCGCCTTTAGAAAAAATCACCGAAAATCCAATTGTTTTTACCTAGACCCTAAATGGATTAATTGGATTATCTATATTTAAACCAATATGAAATTCTTAAAATATCAATTTAACCTGCCATAAAAAAACGCAATACAAATTAAGCCAAACAATCATTAGAGATAGTATGAAATGAGCATGACCGAAAATTGGTCGCTAACATTATATTTTTAATTGTGTTCATTATGACATTTATTAAAAACTAAATATCACCAGTTGATTTTGCCATTCTAGGAAAAATTAGGGAGACAAATAGGGGGGGAGTTTTACATTAAAAACACACATACACAGGGAATTATCGATAATTAAATAGAATACAACTGTTTTTTTTCTATTTTAACGGCTCCAAACCAGTTTACTGTTATAAAAAACCGAATGCTTTTTTTTAAAAAAACCAATAGTATTTTTTTATTTCTTTTTGTTTTACAGCTAAAGTCTCAAAACTCTACCATCAAAATTCCTGTATTAGAAAACAATATTCATAATTTTGAATCACTACTTCTTCAAGAAAAATATTTTCACACAGATACAGTGTCGTCAAATAAATACCTGAAACCTTTAAGTAAAACAAAGAAGTATTCACCAATATATGAAGGATGGCCTGCTAATGGTTACAGCAATTTTTATAATGGATCTAACTCCAAAAGTAAATTCCACTATTTGCAATCCATAAGTAAAGCTAAAGCACTAAAAGAGGAGTCTTGTGAAATATGGACTCAGCTCAATTATGTAGGTTATTTATATAATTACAGGGATTTCACAACCATGACTCCTAACCTTTTAGAAGTTATTGACATAATAAAAAAGCATTCTCCTGAAGCGTTAATTTTACCAGGAAAGTCCTTTGAAAAGTTGGGGTGGATCATGCAAACCTTAGAAGATTATGAGGAAGCGTTAAAATACTTAAATCTTGCAAAAACTCATACTCCCATAAATACTACTGCATATGGAAATAAAGTTAATTATGGGAATTACAATTATACTGAAGGAACAGCTCCTCGTAGAAATCTATTAATAAAGACCATCTGATATATGCACTCTGGGCCTTAGAATTATTTTTGAAACCTAATTTTTAATACATTTAGTTAAATTAAAACCATAAATAACATGACCAGACTTCTAATCGCACTTATTTCCGCCGTGCTATTGTCCGTTTCCTGTAAAGACACCAAGAAAATAGATACAGCAGGCAACGAAGAACAAGACCCAAAATTGGCAAAGCTTAAATTGCAACCCGGCTTTATGGCCGAACACCTCTATAGTCCTGCCGATAATGAGCAAGGCTCTTGGGTGGCAATGACCTTTGACGATAAAGACCGATTAATTGTGTCCGACCAATACGGAGCTTTATTTAGAATGGAAATTCCCACTATAGGTGCTGAAAACCTTACCCCAAAAATTGAAAAGTTAAAAATTAAAACTGGTGAAGCTGTGGCCGATTCCATTATCCAAATGGGATATGCCCAAGGGTTGTTGTACGCCTTTAACAGCTTATACGTTATGGTGAACCATTGGGGTAACGAGGACTTTGATAAATCTAGCGGACTGTATCGTTTACAGGATACGGATAATGATGATCAATATGACAAGATCACCCAGTTAAAAGCGTTGAATGGTGCCGGTGAACACGGTCCTCATAGTATAGTGCTAAGTCCAGATGGAGAATCCCTTTACGTCATTGCCGGTAACCATACAGACCTTCCCGAAATGGATGCTTATCGTTTGCCCAAGGTATGGGAAAATGACAATCTATTCCCAGAAGTTAAAGATCCTCGTGGCCATGCCAATAATCGTGGAGCACCGGGCGGATGGGTTGCAAAAATAGATCCTGAAGGGAAGCGATGGGAATTGGTAAGTGCTGGATTTAGAAATCCGTTCGACCTTGCTTTTAACGATCAGGGCGATATGTTTGTTTACGATTCCGATATGGAATGGGATCTGGGTATGCCTTGGTACCGTCCTACCAGAATCTGTCATGTTACCAGTGGGAGTGAATTTGGATGGCGTACGGGTAACGGCAAGTGGTCACCAGCCTATCCTGATAACCTAGCTCCAGTAATGAACATTGGGCAGGGCTCACCCACAAATGTAGTACATGGGCGAGGTGCTAAATTTCCAGAGCGCTACCAAAAAAGTATTTATGCATTCGATTGGAGTTTCGGTATCATCTATGCTATTCATCTTCAACCAAATGGATCTTCCTATGAAGGTGAAAGGGAAGAGTTTTTATCGGGTATCCCCTTACCATTAACAGATGGGGTTATTGGACCAGATGGTGCAATGTATTTCCTAACTGGAGGACGTAGATTGGATTCTGATCTGTATAGGGTACATTATACAGGTGACGAATCTGTAGCAGCTGTGAAAAATGACACCCCGTTAACAGAAGAGAATAAAATAAGAAGGGAGTTAGAAGCTTATCATTTAGGTCCAAAACAGGGTGCTGTGGCTTTTGCCTGGCCTTATTTAAATCATGAGGATCGCTTTCTTCAATACGCCGCAAGGATAGCTGTAGAACATCAACCAGTAAACGAATGGCAAGATAAAGTATTTGGGGAAAAAGATCCGGTAACAATGACTCAAGGGATTATTGCTCTTGCTCATCAGGGCAACAAGGAACAACAATCTAAAATGCTCAATGCTTTGTTGGGGATAGATTTAAAATCGCTTTCCCAACAAAATCAAGTAGACGCTCTTCGTGCCTTTGAATTAACATTGGCCCGATTTGGAAAGCCATCTGCCGCTTTAGGCACAAAAGTGATAAACCACTTATCTCCTTTGTATCCTGCCCACACAGATGTACTTAACCAATTGTTAAGCAAAACCTTGGCCTATTTAAATGATCCTACCGTAGCAAGTAAGACTTTGGCTCTCTTGGAATCACAATCTGGCGAAAATGCAGATGTAATGGCGAATTCAGCCACCGAGGCATCCGATCTTATTCTTAGAAACCCACAGTACGGTATGGATATCGCCCTTACTTTGAAGAATATGCCACCTGCACAACACACGTATTACGGTATGGTAATAGCCGATGTTGAAAAAGGATGGACCCCAGAATTAAGGGAAAAATACTTTAAATGGTTTAATAGGGCCTTTTCTTTTAAAGCGGGTAGAAGCTATATTGGATTTATAGATAGGGCTAGGAAGAAGGCTTTGGCGAACGTTCCTAAGGATAAATTTGATTATTACGATAAAATGTCCGGCGCCGAATTATTGACTAGTTCTGGAAATGATCTGGCGAGCAACGTGGTGCAACCTAAGGGTCCTGGTAAGAATTGGGAGGTAGAAGATATAGAACCCTTGTTGGCCGATGGCCTTCAGGGACGTGATTTTGAAAATGGCAAGAACATGTATGTAACTACTGCGTGTATTAGCTGTCATACGATGCAGGGTGAAGGGCAGAATATTGGTCCAGATCTTACACAGTTAGGGACACGGTTTTCCCCAGAGGATATGCTCAAGGCAATTATTCTACCCAACGACGTTATCTCTGACCAGTATATTTCTACAGTGTACAGTCTTAAAGATGGTAAATCTGTTGTTGGTAGGCTAATGAGTGAAACGGAGGAAAGTTATGTGGTATCACAGAATCCTTATGCCCCAGACATGACCCGTGAAATTCCTAAAGATCAGGTTACGGGAACCAAGTATTCCACAATTTCATGGATGCCACCGGGAACTATTAACAGACTAAATGCTGAAGAAGTTAAAGATCTATTGGCCTATTTAGCATCAGGAGGAAATCCAGATAGTCCTGTTTATCAAGAGGCAAATTAATACCATGAATATTTTGACCCAAAAAGCTGGTGGTTACATGCATTTAAAATGCGTAACCCCAGCTTTTATCTTTTTAGATAAACGCATTCTTGTACAATTGTTAACCCTTTTTGTATGTATGGGAGGTGTGGTTGCTTATTCCCAAGCAGCACCTATCCAATACTTGAAAAAACAAATTGCTTCAGAAAGTTATGAAACCGTTGGCGTATTTGATGTGAACAATGACAGAATTCCCGATATTGTCTCTGGCGCTTATTGGTATGAAGGTCCCCACTATCAAACCCGTTATTATATAGGTTCAGCAAAGCGATATGGAGAATACTATGACGATTTTTCTACCATCCCCTTGGATGTAGATGGCGATGGCTATATGGATTTTATTACCGGAGGATGGTTCGGAAAACAGTTGGTTTGGAAACAGAACCCTGGTGATGGTAGCCAGTGGCAGGAACATCTTATAGCAGAAGCCGGTAATATAGAAACCACTCGGTCTTGGGATGTGG
Encoded here:
- a CDS encoding c-type cytochrome is translated as MTRLLIALISAVLLSVSCKDTKKIDTAGNEEQDPKLAKLKLQPGFMAEHLYSPADNEQGSWVAMTFDDKDRLIVSDQYGALFRMEIPTIGAENLTPKIEKLKIKTGEAVADSIIQMGYAQGLLYAFNSLYVMVNHWGNEDFDKSSGLYRLQDTDNDDQYDKITQLKALNGAGEHGPHSIVLSPDGESLYVIAGNHTDLPEMDAYRLPKVWENDNLFPEVKDPRGHANNRGAPGGWVAKIDPEGKRWELVSAGFRNPFDLAFNDQGDMFVYDSDMEWDLGMPWYRPTRICHVTSGSEFGWRTGNGKWSPAYPDNLAPVMNIGQGSPTNVVHGRGAKFPERYQKSIYAFDWSFGIIYAIHLQPNGSSYEGEREEFLSGIPLPLTDGVIGPDGAMYFLTGGRRLDSDLYRVHYTGDESVAAVKNDTPLTEENKIRRELEAYHLGPKQGAVAFAWPYLNHEDRFLQYAARIAVEHQPVNEWQDKVFGEKDPVTMTQGIIALAHQGNKEQQSKMLNALLGIDLKSLSQQNQVDALRAFELTLARFGKPSAALGTKVINHLSPLYPAHTDVLNQLLSKTLAYLNDPTVASKTLALLESQSGENADVMANSATEASDLILRNPQYGMDIALTLKNMPPAQHTYYGMVIADVEKGWTPELREKYFKWFNRAFSFKAGRSYIGFIDRARKKALANVPKDKFDYYDKMSGAELLTSSGNDLASNVVQPKGPGKNWEVEDIEPLLADGLQGRDFENGKNMYVTTACISCHTMQGEGQNIGPDLTQLGTRFSPEDMLKAIILPNDVISDQYISTVYSLKDGKSVVGRLMSETEESYVVSQNPYAPDMTREIPKDQVTGTKYSTISWMPPGTINRLNAEEVKDLLAYLASGGNPDSPVYQEAN
- a CDS encoding sialidase family protein codes for the protein MMRNPLRVIPVNKQMMTNLNQLPKIAVVKCFMILFVLQFQNAKAQASSTNELNYQRVDNAEHIVVYHEEGKFLGWPANNGAWSADGENMLVGFTRGDYKLIVGNHNIGGNQESWLARSSDMGKTWKGYDPKDYVGDFDKKPELQTLVNPIDFSHPQFAMRVVGTSYHGAYDERGHFFFTYDAGESWNGPYRLGIDNIREWTELKNSAFPGDLELTPRTDYVVEGKDECLVFMSVREEGNFGTDRLFCMRTVDGGKSFKFVGWVVPPYDEKKVDLSLKIKLEEDDAKNPHPDQSRAVMSQTIRLDNGKLISAMRRRYEKHNWVDAYASEDGGVTWTFISEVGDAGAGNGNPPALNITDNGRLVAIFGNREEPGTMMVVYSDNEGQSWSKPKILRDGYGSVDMETIDLGYPQLLKRKDGKMVALYYWSTKDDLHHIAATIWDGDN
- the trpB gene encoding tryptophan synthase subunit beta; the protein is MSNYFKKYPNSEGFFEDYGGAFVPPSLEVEMKKIADAYHTISKSHNFIQELRSIRKHYQGRPTPVYYCSRLSEKYGGRIYLKREDLNHTGAHKLNHCMGEALLAKHLGKKKLIAETGAGQHGVALATAAAYFGLECEIHMGEVDIKKQHPNVVRMKILGAKIVPATHGLKTLKEAVDSAFEAYLKDSENAIYCIGSVVGPHPFPMMVRDFQRVVGIEAREQFLEMTGELPDNVVACVGGGSNAIGIFSAFLSDKECKLHGVEPGGHSLEFGEHAASMTLGTPGVMHGFKSYMLKDEKGEPAPVYSVASGLDYPAVGPEHCMLKDMNSVNYDVINDKEAIDAFYELSRLEGIIPALESSHAVAYALKLAKEQPQKSILVNLSGRGDKDIDFVVDTYGLPE
- a CDS encoding GNAT family N-acetyltransferase, which produces MIAVIRTNSQNRDFKKLVELLNLDLAQRDGETHPLAKFNTVSSINYVVLAFKKGKAIGCGTISEYDSSTMEIKRMYVSPVVRGQRIAEKILSELEAWSKELGSTKCLLFTGSKQPEASKLYQRNGYWSIPKYGILKDIPDSLCFAKDL